One Glycine max cultivar Williams 82 chromosome 1, Glycine_max_v4.0, whole genome shotgun sequence genomic window, AGATGGTTCTTCTAAAAGAAACATCACAGTAGAAATGCTTGTTTCAAAAATGAAGAATAACTTCAAAATCTATTGGCAAAATACATGTTCTACTAATTATTATATTGGGCCTGTGATGCACAGATACAATATGCGTAGCCACCACTACAGAGATATATCCATCCTTAAAATATATAGGATACAATATGTGCATGATACATATTTagatttgtaaaaaaatcataaaacatcataaatatataattacaattCTTCAAAtccaaattaagaacatatacttctttaaaattataaatcatcgTCATCATAAATTACTGCATAATTCCTACAAACAAGAATAATATCAATCTCATTCCTTTCTTGAGCATCATCCATAAAGAGAATAGCTTCCATTTCTAGTTCATCAAGAGATAAGGCTTCTATATTTCTATCTTGCACTAGGCTTTTGAAATGTCATTATGCTGacatataataatgataaatatgATGTATTGTCAATGATAATACATCATCCACATTTAGCTTTTATCCGATAGGCTACAATCACCACAAGCATTGAAAGCATCTATAAATATAAACATGATGTTTTGTAACCtataggttaaattactcaATTGATCACTATACTATTTACGAGTTTCTCAAGTAGGTtcctaaactaattttttttaattgggtcCCTACACTAAATAAATAGTGTCCTAGGATTAGTTTATGGTGGTATTAAACAACCAAAAAATGACAATTTATGGCCATTTTAAAAATCCTAgggattcaattaaaaaataaaaaaattacttaatcaaagaatcaactaaaaaaattagtttaaagaCCTACTTGAAAATTACCAGATAGTTCAGGGGCCAACTGAATAATTTAGCTTAATTTATACTACTAATTAAAGGTTTTCATTTGAATAACAAGTAATGAGTCATCATTTAGACCATAACTTCTCCATGGCATAGTTTCTATTCCCATATCATACATACAACTTGTATAAACTCAAAACTTGAAGGAGGCAATCCAGCCGACACAGCCGAGGACCGAGCATGCTTTTCTATCTTCTGGTTTGGATCAATGCCAACAACCTCTACATCAGAACCAATGGCATAATAACTGAGGTTGGGACCAGTTCCAATGCCAATCTCCAAGATTCTTAGACCCTTCCCCTTCAAGTTACTGAAGATTTGAGACTTATACATCGCAACCTGACTAGGAAACACCCCAAACTTGAACTCAATgcaataacaaaaacaaataaccaTCCAAAACAAAatgacttgaaaaaaaaaatccataaaaatGAAGAATGAACAAAAAACCTCAGCTTCATAATCCTTAGCAGCCGAGTTCATAACCGAAGCATAGAACTCCTCGTACCAATCAGGTCTTGGCGGGTGAAACTTTTTAAGCAAAGCctacaaacacaaaaataaaaataaataaaaaatgaaaatttccaaattatgtcATCAAAAGCATCATTTTTTGGCACGAATTTGAACTCAAAATGCaagcttttctcttttctgttATCTGGATCAGTGGCAAAAAAGTAATTAacgtaaattttataaatatttaatgaatacaTTGATAATTTAAAGcctaatattcatatttttgttcattttgaaAGAAGACTTAGGATAGGTTTgacaaaattagttaaaaagataattaaaagcTGAAAAGTTAATtgtaaactaaaaaattaattagtagttAAAAGCTGAAAAATCATTGAATACATATTTAAGAACATATATTGAAAtaactgaaaaatataaaattacacaaaagataaaataataatttttttactttaaatagaaaatattaaaaatgaaatgtaataaatatttaaagacaaaaattgaataaataaatagaaaataaaagctaatgttttaaaaaatatttcttgaaaTAGTctcaaaaaatactaaaaactaCTTTAAAAATTTCGGATAGCAAAGAGTTAAATAAACTTTTcagttaaaacaaaaaactaaaagttaattaaaatgttttaccAAATACATTCTTATTTTAGATAATCAACGGTCATCTTAGAATAATGCTATTTCACATTAAAATTGTCAAATATCTCAAATGTAAtagaaacaaatcaaaatacacaatgaattaaaataatccAATTCCATTGCAAATTTTTTTTGGGGGGAAGGGGAGGGTCAGAAGTTAGAACAATTGCTGGATGGGAAAAAATTACGATGAAAATTGACACTTATTTTCAACGTTTAAACAGATTTGACAAAATGTAATTGATGTTATAAAAGAAACATGTGGCAGTCACTTGATCCGACCACACACGAGTTCAAAGTATAGGAGAGGAAATCCATATAAAAGAAAAGTCATATTAAtcgaataaaattatgaaatacaGATGCAATGCTTTTATAAAATGCAGGTGCAGCTCACTTATTATAACTCATCCAGTAGTTACAACAGCATTGTCTCTTAACTACTTCTGACTACCTATCTCAGTGGCATTTGCAAGTTTGGAACAAGAGTGTGCCCGTGTGTGAAGATGGACTATTAAAAAAACGCAATGAGAAATTGAAGCATAATTGAATAAGTGGGAATTAGAACACAGGCAATAATTAGGGAGGGGGAGGTGTTATACAAATGACACTATTGTCTTTGGTTACCTTGTGAAACAAGCACAGGGAAACGATTTGTAGTTTACTCTTGATTTTATTATAACTTCACTAGACTGTTTTATCAGTTACTCATATGCCTTGACCATAATATTATATACTGATAGTTTACAAACAGATTATTGTCAAGTTTCACACCCAATCTTATTGTAGACGATTATATTTTGAGATGTCAAATGTTACAAATGCCACAATCGTGCCTTCGCAAATGAATGAGAGATCAAGGTCTCATAGTGCAATCTTAGCACGTCATATAATCCCATACTTGCGAAGAGTTATCTAATTCATGGTTACAACTGCTTCAAAACTCCAACTTCTAGTTTTTTTAGCACAAGCAACTCTAGTCACCGTCAAAATGCAAATTATAGGTCAAATCCATTGCTACTAATGGCAGCTTTGGTCCTGAGCAGTATCACTTTTATCACCACCAACTTCTTCAGTAGCACTCTGATGCTCTGCTGATGCATCACTGTTGCAGCCATCAACTGTCAAAACAGAAAGGTATCTCAAAACGTTATTGAACTTTAACACAGATTTGAACATTTTGGAACAAAAAGACTGTATGTACCTTCATTATCATCTGCTGGAGCATAAGCTGAGCGTCTTGAACGAGCGTGCTGTTGTGTTGGCTGATTACCAGTATGGGTAAGATGCCAAGGGggacagaaaacaaaaaagcaaTGTCAATGATACGCATGGGAATACATCTATTGCAATGTATCGTTTACCTTAGCCATGTAATGGATCAATGGTTACTTTGGACAAATGTCACAATTATGGTGATGGTTATTCAGCCCAAAATTTTCATTAAGAAACTTCATTGCAAAATACAAGGAAAGGGATTATGGCTTCACTAACTCCCATCAAAGTTAATTGCATCAAGTGCATAGCACATTTGCAGCATTGCAAAGATGTAATCCAAACAACAAACCCAGTCTTCATAATGGTTCTGCAATTTAATCTGGGTAAATTTGGGGGTTTGAACATTGGAAACACACTTAAAAGAGGCATGGATGAAGGGGGTTAAACGAAGGGGAAATTACCTCAGTTATGCAAACCACCCCAATGCAGAAAAATAAACTCACTAATTGTTCATATAAgtagagaagaaaaaatctGCAATGCATTTCACCTGCAACTTTGGGCGGAGTGCTTCAAGTGGTCCTTTAGGCTTTTGTGCTCCTTGCTGtttgaaaaatcaaaaagaaaagggcgCGATGTCAGGcatctaaataaaatatactgAAGGTAAGCTAAAAGTTTTCATAATATAATGATAAACTAATGCTTCCAAGGTCAGAAAATACCTTCCCCAAAGCCCAATCAGCAGAGTCAAAGTAAGCACGTTCATGATCCTGCAATAAAAGAATGTTCATGAAGAAAAATCAGTTTCAAAAGAACATTTCACCCAAATGTACAGATGATTGGATGACAGCTGGAAGAGAAACATTGATGAAGCAGGATCGGCTAAGATAAGAAAGTAACCTTCGATATTAGTGGAGGCTTCTTTGGTAACATCCCTCCATACTTTTTCttaacagctgcttcctgcaaGAACAAATTTACAGCAAATGATACCAGAACATAATACCATAAGCCCATAATATGGGGTTTATCgccaagaataataaaaaaaattgaaataattttaagaaaccCTCTATCATTAAGGCATAATGTCTTCGAGGGCTTAAAAAGTGATTTAAATAACATCAAAACCTGattaaaatctaatatttttcccatataaatgaaaatataatgaaatgataCGCAAACTCAAACTCTGATTGCTCTGATAATTTGATGTACATGTAACCTAATGAAAAGATGATGAGGCAAGGATAAGATTGAAGAATACAACTTTATACTTTTCACATCTATGAACATTTACGTGAATCAAAATACACAGCAGCAGGCATACAACTAAGATAAATTTTAGCCTTTTAGGcattattatgatattttggCTGCCAAAcccaaattaagaaaaaattgtttcaaaatttttatgttttttagcaTCTCCACACCAATTACCCAACCAACAACATTACGTTCATCCAAGTGAAACTGGATTCGTATTCCTTAAGCAAAGTCTTGGGTTTGAGATGGGAGACAAGATCCCACTAAAGGTGATCAAACATATTCTTCGGTAGAGATTAGTCACCAACAAAGTCATTATTGTGACATGATATCCAAAAATAACCAATTACCCAAAACTAACATTCCAAAACTAAAAACTGATTCTCTCAAATGCTACCTTGTTCTTACAAAATTCATTCCACTGAATAACAAACAAACAATTACCTCCTGCTGGGATGAGGGCATGGGGTTTCCATCGCTTTTATCGTTATCCGAATCTTTCAGATCATCCGCAGATTTTTCACTGTCAACTTCGTTCCTAGGAGAATCATCACCAACCTCCTCTTCCTTCTTCAAATCCTCAACCTTAGCATCTGACATTGCTCCCTCTGCACACCAAATAATTGCAAAATTATCACTGAAGCGAAGCAGCAACAATTTTCGAAAAAACTTAACACAAATTAATACGAAACCTATTGATTTCAATCTTAATTACATGGATCAATAATCACGGTTCCAAATTAGCAACGCATCAAACGAAATCAGCATGAAAAAGTATGAGATTATTGCGAAGAGTGTGCGACGAAAGGAACAAAATATCGTAGCGTACCGTATCGCGAGAAAATTTGGATCTGATGGAtgcagagaagagaagagaagaagacgTTTAACCGCCAAACTGCAACTCGAATGAAAATACCGATAGCTGCACAAGCATCTCTATTGCGTTCccactttttatatatataccttcataattttcattaaatattaaagttttattttggttaaattaatttattgtttctttaatttattatttaggtttaatttgtttatttaatttttttagaatttaatttgatttttactttttaagacACTTTAATTTGTCACAAAACATACATTTAAATGATATGATCATAGAaggataatttaaattaatttaaaggacggatcaaattaaatatattttaaaagttaaagagCTACAGTAAAAACTAAAtcgaatcaattttaaaaattaaaaaattaaattgaatataaaaaaaaataatcaaattgaaataaaaaaatagacaactaatttaatcttttatttttttgaatgtgtaaaataaaaaagtaaaattgtgAAGTGTGAACTAACCACCATTTGTTCTGTGGCTAATTGAAATCAGATCTCTTAGACAGTGTCTTACATTTCAGTTTCGTatatagaaaattataattgataaaattttaattaaagtttcCAAAcgaatattagtttttttacacCAAGAATATCATTTccaaaaatctataaattaatgaaattatatatcataaattttaatatttttaaatataattattataaaaattaacatagtacatattaatttcataattatataataat contains:
- the LOC100780549 gene encoding uncharacterized protein; translated protein: MYLALLKKFHPPRPDWYEEFYASVMNSAAKDYEAEVAMYKSQIFSNLKGKGLRILEIGIGTGPNLSYYAIGSDVEVVGIDPNQKIEKHARSSAVSAGLPPSSFEFIQVVCMIILLSDAFVDVVVGILVLCYVKDVDMTSKDISVDPLGDNVNPIKLIRYKKTMVLNIPSRHI
- the LOC100801094 gene encoding uncharacterized protein; the protein is MSDAKVEDLKKEEEVGDDSPRNEVDSEKSADDLKDSDNDKSDGNPMPSSQQEEAAVKKKYGGMLPKKPPLISKDHERAYFDSADWALGKQGAQKPKGPLEALRPKLQPTQQHARSRRSAYAPADDNEVDGCNSDASAEHQSATEEVGGDKSDTAQDQSCH